A genomic segment from Saccharicrinis carchari encodes:
- the secDF gene encoding protein translocase subunit SecDF, which produces MQNKGAIRVFAILLALVSLYQLMFTYQTRQEENKAKEIAMGDQQIETNYLDSVANEPIYNFLGLKNYTYRECKEKEINFGLDLKGGMNLILEVRVADILRALSNYNTDPTFNEALQIAEQKEKTSSENFITLFYNSFKELDSEARLAAIFNTVELKGRIDYNTSNDEVLKVVREEAKNAIDNAFNILRSRIDRFGVTQPNIQRMEKAGRVLVELPGVKDPQRVRKLLQGTASLEFWETYELSELVQNLIAANQKVIDIETAKAELNKPVEEATEADQAEEPQTEEDATDNLLSQLDAESTAVDSLAATQSTRSLFSVLNPSQRQSGPLVGYALVKDTSKVNAYLQMDQVRALFPKNVRFMWGVKPLPQRELADGTASKDEIYELIAIKVSSHDGRPPLEGDVITSARAETGQRGDYEISMGMNTEGANVWARLTKANIGKSIAIVLDNYVYSYPTVNAEIKGGRSSITGNFTPEEAKDLANILKSGKLPAPARIVEDTVVGPSLGAEAVRSGLSSFVMAFIVVLIYMMFFYGFKAGTVSDIALLANMFFILGVLASFGAVLTLPGIAGIVLTIGMSVDANVLIYERIREELSAGKGVRLAIADGYKNAFSAIIDSNVTTFLTGIILFVFGTGPIKGFATTLMIGIATSFFTAIFITRLIFEWLLTKKVDIKFGTKLTQGFMKNTKVKFLEKRKIFFVVSGIALLVSIGSLATHGLKLGIDFSGGRNYVVRFDENVSATDIQAALADEFEDAHVEVKTFGGDNQIRIATNYMIEEDGVEIDNTIEQKLFNGLKAYLGSNVSFDDFIDNYRMSSQKVGPTIATDIKTKAYYSIAFSLIVIFLYILIRFRNWEYGLGAIVALVHDVLIVLGIFSIFYSIVPFSLEIDQAFIAAILTVIGYSINDTVVVFDRIREYLGLYPKREKVGVVDGALNSTISRTINTSLTTFIVLLVIFLFGGEVIQGFVFALMLGVLIGTYSSLFIATPVAFAVLEKKEKKKVTVKK; this is translated from the coding sequence ATGCAAAACAAAGGAGCGATCAGGGTTTTTGCCATCCTCCTGGCCTTAGTGAGTTTATATCAATTGATGTTTACTTATCAAACCAGACAGGAAGAAAATAAAGCGAAGGAAATTGCAATGGGCGACCAGCAGATAGAAACCAACTATTTGGATTCAGTAGCTAACGAGCCGATATACAATTTTTTAGGACTTAAAAACTACACATACCGCGAGTGTAAAGAAAAGGAAATAAACTTTGGGCTTGACCTTAAAGGGGGTATGAACCTTATACTTGAGGTTAGAGTGGCCGATATTTTGAGGGCACTTTCCAACTACAATACGGACCCTACATTTAACGAGGCACTGCAAATAGCCGAACAAAAAGAAAAAACATCTTCCGAAAATTTTATCACGCTATTTTATAATTCGTTTAAAGAGTTGGATAGCGAAGCTCGCTTGGCCGCTATCTTTAACACGGTTGAATTAAAAGGCAGAATTGATTATAATACATCAAACGATGAGGTGTTAAAAGTTGTGCGCGAAGAGGCCAAGAATGCCATCGACAATGCTTTTAATATTTTACGTTCACGTATCGACCGTTTTGGGGTAACACAGCCAAATATACAACGTATGGAAAAAGCCGGCCGTGTTTTAGTTGAGCTTCCAGGGGTTAAAGACCCACAAAGGGTGCGTAAACTGTTACAGGGTACAGCAAGTTTGGAGTTTTGGGAAACCTATGAGCTAAGCGAGTTGGTGCAAAATCTGATTGCAGCAAATCAAAAGGTAATAGACATTGAGACGGCCAAAGCAGAGCTGAACAAGCCGGTGGAAGAAGCAACCGAAGCCGACCAGGCAGAGGAGCCACAGACCGAGGAGGATGCCACGGACAACCTGTTGAGCCAATTAGATGCAGAGAGTACAGCGGTTGATTCTCTGGCAGCTACGCAAAGCACCAGGTCGCTGTTTAGCGTGCTCAACCCAAGCCAGCGTCAATCTGGGCCGCTGGTGGGGTATGCGTTGGTAAAAGATACCTCTAAAGTAAACGCGTACCTGCAAATGGATCAGGTGCGTGCCCTGTTTCCCAAGAATGTGAGATTTATGTGGGGAGTAAAACCCTTGCCACAACGCGAACTGGCTGATGGAACCGCAAGTAAAGACGAGATTTATGAGCTGATAGCCATTAAGGTTTCTAGCCACGACGGACGTCCACCATTGGAGGGCGATGTAATTACGAGCGCACGTGCCGAAACCGGACAGCGGGGTGATTACGAAATAAGCATGGGCATGAATACCGAAGGTGCCAATGTTTGGGCTCGTTTAACCAAAGCCAATATAGGTAAAAGCATTGCCATTGTATTAGATAATTATGTATATAGCTATCCAACGGTAAATGCCGAAATTAAAGGGGGGCGTAGTTCTATCACCGGTAATTTTACCCCGGAAGAAGCAAAAGACCTTGCTAATATATTAAAATCGGGTAAGTTACCTGCGCCGGCGCGTATTGTTGAGGACACGGTTGTAGGCCCCTCATTGGGTGCAGAAGCAGTGCGTTCAGGGCTGTCGTCTTTTGTAATGGCTTTTATTGTTGTGCTCATCTATATGATGTTCTTTTATGGCTTTAAAGCCGGTACGGTTTCCGATATTGCACTGTTGGCCAATATGTTTTTTATACTTGGGGTGCTGGCATCGTTTGGCGCCGTACTTACCTTACCGGGTATTGCCGGTATTGTGCTTACTATTGGTATGTCGGTGGATGCCAACGTACTTATTTACGAGCGCATACGTGAGGAGTTGTCTGCGGGCAAAGGCGTACGATTGGCCATAGCCGACGGATATAAAAATGCTTTTTCGGCAATTATCGACTCCAACGTAACCACTTTCCTTACCGGTATCATTTTATTTGTGTTTGGTACAGGCCCCATTAAAGGTTTCGCCACTACCCTGATGATAGGTATTGCTACTTCGTTTTTCACGGCAATTTTTATTACCCGATTAATATTTGAATGGTTGTTGACCAAGAAAGTAGATATTAAGTTTGGTACCAAGCTTACGCAGGGTTTTATGAAGAACACCAAAGTTAAATTTTTGGAGAAAAGAAAAATATTTTTCGTTGTATCCGGAATTGCACTTTTGGTTAGTATTGGTTCATTAGCCACACATGGTTTAAAACTGGGTATCGACTTTTCCGGTGGACGTAACTACGTGGTGCGTTTTGACGAAAATGTATCTGCTACCGACATTCAAGCCGCCTTGGCCGATGAATTTGAAGATGCGCATGTTGAGGTGAAAACTTTTGGTGGCGACAATCAGATCAGGATTGCTACTAACTACATGATAGAAGAAGACGGTGTTGAAATAGACAATACTATTGAGCAAAAGCTATTCAATGGTTTAAAGGCCTATTTAGGAAGCAATGTAAGCTTCGACGATTTTATCGATAATTATCGTATGAGCTCGCAAAAGGTGGGGCCAACCATTGCAACCGACATCAAAACAAAGGCTTACTATTCCATTGCGTTTTCGCTTATTGTTATTTTCCTGTACATCCTTATTCGTTTCCGCAACTGGGAGTATGGGCTGGGTGCTATTGTGGCACTGGTTCATGATGTACTCATCGTGTTGGGTATATTCTCTATTTTTTACAGTATTGTACCTTTCAGCCTCGAGATAGACCAGGCCTTTATTGCCGCCATACTTACGGTAATAGGTTATTCTATTAACGATACCGTGGTTGTGTTCGACCGCATCAGGGAGTACTTAGGTCTGTATCCGAAACGTGAAAAAGTAGGTGTGGTGGATGGAGCGCTTAACTCAACTATCAGCCGTACCATTAATACCTCGTTAACCACTTTTATTGTGTTGCTGGTTATCTTTTTATTTGGAGGTGAAGTAATACAAGGTTTCGTGTTTGCACTAATGTTGGGTGTTTTAATAGGTACTTACTCATCACTATTTATAGCTACACCGGTTGCATTTGCAGTGCTGGAGAAAAAAGAAAAGAAAAAAGTAACGGTAAAAAAATAA
- a CDS encoding Sec-independent protein translocase subunit TatA/TatB, producing MNFGFFSFGGGEIFIVLIAVLVLFGANKIPELARMLGKGMNEFRRATDDLKREFKEGADDFKKDWDESKADIDNHVREISKTLSDDEGYEPYSHLNQEEAMKKNPDAISEDSTQPDDRAQPRENLKDNTTHNRKD from the coding sequence ATGAATTTTGGCTTTTTCTCATTCGGTGGTGGAGAGATTTTCATCGTTTTAATAGCGGTTTTGGTGCTTTTTGGTGCCAATAAAATACCTGAGTTAGCTCGTATGCTCGGTAAGGGTATGAATGAGTTCCGCAGGGCTACCGACGATCTTAAGCGCGAATTCAAAGAGGGGGCGGATGACTTTAAAAAAGATTGGGACGAAAGTAAAGCGGATATTGACAATCACGTTCGCGAAATAAGTAAAACATTGTCCGATGACGAAGGCTACGAACCTTATTCTCACTTAAACCAAGAGGAGGCAATGAAAAAAAACCCGGATGCCATAAGCGAGGACAGCACACAGCCGGATGATCGTGCTCAACCACGAGAAAACCTAAAGGATAACACAACACATAATCGTAAGGATTAA
- a CDS encoding calcium/sodium antiporter yields MVLAGFVLLFFSGDWLVKASVQIARYFNISTLVVGLTVVAFGTSAPELIVSLKAVFDGVPDISVGNVIGSNVANIALVLGMVALILPIKVQKNSSVVFDWTVMMFVSLLFVVFAQNNVIEFYEGVIFVTIIVLYLTYSVYMSRRKMNKSDEVARKPSMKIYVAIGLLVLAGVGLYFGSALLVDGVVIVARSLNISERVIGISVVAFGTSVPELATSIMAAVKKETAISIGNIIGSNIFNLLAILGITSMLKPIGVSDLLIRVDVWWMIGVAVMLMLAMLPLHRSVIGRWKGAVLLGTYILYMVLLFIY; encoded by the coding sequence ATGGTATTAGCAGGATTTGTCCTGCTTTTTTTTAGTGGAGACTGGCTGGTGAAGGCAAGCGTTCAAATTGCCCGATACTTTAATATATCCACCCTGGTAGTGGGACTTACCGTGGTGGCTTTTGGTACCTCGGCCCCTGAGCTTATAGTAAGCTTAAAGGCGGTTTTTGATGGTGTGCCTGATATTTCTGTGGGCAATGTAATTGGTTCTAACGTGGCGAATATTGCATTGGTGTTGGGCATGGTGGCTTTAATATTGCCCATAAAGGTACAGAAAAATAGTTCTGTGGTTTTTGATTGGACAGTAATGATGTTTGTGTCCCTCTTATTTGTGGTATTTGCACAAAACAATGTGATAGAGTTTTACGAAGGCGTTATTTTTGTTACGATCATTGTTTTGTATCTCACCTACTCGGTGTACATGTCGAGACGGAAAATGAATAAATCGGACGAGGTGGCTCGCAAGCCTTCCATGAAGATATATGTAGCTATTGGATTACTCGTGTTGGCTGGTGTTGGCTTGTATTTTGGATCGGCTTTACTGGTGGATGGAGTAGTTATTGTAGCGCGAAGTCTTAACATTAGCGAACGTGTAATCGGTATTTCAGTAGTAGCTTTCGGTACCAGTGTTCCGGAGTTAGCTACTTCCATTATGGCGGCCGTTAAAAAGGAAACAGCCATTTCAATCGGAAACATCATCGGTTCTAATATATTTAATTTATTGGCCATCCTTGGCATCACCTCTATGCTCAAGCCCATCGGCGTATCTGATTTATTAATCAGGGTAGATGTGTGGTGGATGATCGGTGTGGCCGTAATGCTGATGCTGGCCATGTTGCCGCTGCATCGCAGTGTGATAGGAAGATGGAAGGGAGCCGTTTTGTTGGGTACTTATATATTGTATATGGTGCTGCTGTTTATTTATTAA
- a CDS encoding ABC transporter ATP-binding protein gives MITARGIKKQFGDLQVLKGIDLDIRQGEVVSIVGPSGAGKTTLLQILGTLDKPNAGEVSVNNIAIQQLSEKELSRFRNANIGFVFQFHQLLPEFNAVENIILPALIAGKNKAKSEEKARSLLAFLNLHDRETHKPAELSGGEKQRVAIARALINDPAVVFADEPTGSLDSQNQEELHKLFFKLRDEFKQTFVIVTHDLHLAHRSDREIKMKDGYIE, from the coding sequence ATGATTACAGCAAGAGGTATTAAAAAGCAATTTGGCGACTTGCAGGTGTTAAAAGGGATAGACCTCGATATCAGGCAAGGCGAGGTGGTTAGTATCGTTGGCCCCAGCGGTGCAGGAAAAACAACCCTATTGCAAATTTTGGGTACGCTTGATAAGCCCAACGCTGGTGAGGTAAGTGTAAACAATATCGCCATACAACAATTGAGCGAAAAGGAACTCTCGCGCTTCCGTAATGCCAATATTGGTTTTGTGTTTCAATTTCATCAGTTGCTGCCCGAATTTAATGCGGTGGAAAACATTATCCTTCCCGCATTGATTGCCGGAAAAAATAAGGCCAAAAGTGAAGAGAAAGCACGTAGCTTGTTGGCCTTTTTAAATCTGCACGATCGGGAAACACACAAGCCTGCCGAGCTCAGTGGGGGCGAAAAACAACGTGTAGCCATTGCTCGTGCCCTGATAAATGATCCGGCAGTGGTTTTTGCCGATGAACCCACCGGAAGCCTTGATTCGCAAAATCAGGAAGAATTGCACAAACTATTTTTTAAGCTACGCGACGAGTTTAAACAAACCTTTGTAATTGTAACCCACGATTTGCATCTGGCTCACCGGAGCGACAGAGAGATAAAAATGAAGGACGGGTATATAGAGTAA
- a CDS encoding TIGR02757 family protein, whose amino-acid sequence MEPKELKSFLDEKVMAYNAPAFIASDPISLPKLFSEKEDIEIAGFLAATISWGQRQAIIKAGHRILSLMGQQPHYFVVNGDVSAIPDGPVYRTFNGADLRYFILALRNIYANYGGLEQVFTDGYMPNKSLKESIAHFRKVFISFRPPERTGKHVANVLKNSSAKRICMFLRWMVRADRMQVDFGLWKRIDAAHLMLPLDVHTGNVARKLGLLSRKQSDWKAVEEITARLREFEPADPIKYDYALFGLGVFEKF is encoded by the coding sequence ATGGAGCCAAAAGAACTCAAATCCTTTCTCGACGAAAAAGTGATGGCGTATAACGCCCCTGCCTTTATCGCATCCGATCCCATATCGTTGCCCAAACTCTTTTCCGAAAAGGAAGATATTGAGATTGCCGGCTTTTTGGCAGCTACCATTTCGTGGGGGCAGCGACAGGCCATCATTAAGGCAGGACACAGGATACTTAGCCTCATGGGACAACAGCCACACTATTTTGTGGTTAATGGTGATGTTAGTGCCATCCCCGACGGCCCGGTATATCGTACTTTTAACGGTGCCGATCTAAGGTATTTTATTCTCGCTCTGAGAAATATATATGCCAACTATGGCGGACTCGAACAGGTATTTACCGACGGATACATGCCCAATAAAAGTCTAAAAGAATCCATTGCCCACTTTCGCAAAGTGTTTATATCCTTTCGGCCGCCCGAACGCACAGGCAAACATGTGGCGAATGTACTTAAAAACTCATCGGCCAAACGCATTTGCATGTTTCTGCGTTGGATGGTGAGGGCAGATAGAATGCAGGTGGATTTTGGTTTATGGAAAAGGATAGATGCTGCCCATCTGATGTTGCCCCTGGATGTGCATACCGGTAATGTAGCACGTAAGTTGGGTTTATTAAGTCGCAAACAAAGTGATTGGAAAGCGGTGGAAGAAATAACAGCGCGGCTCAGGGAATTTGAACCGGCTGATCCTATAAAATACGATTATGCCCTGTTCGGTTTAGGAGTTTTTGAAAAGTTCTAA
- a CDS encoding tRNA1(Val) (adenine(37)-N6)-methyltransferase, with product MANKVFNFKQFAVRQEKAAMKIGTDGVLLGAWASVNKVQSVLDIGTGTGLIALMLAQRTTDALIHAVELDHAAQSEAAFNFKASPWNNRLNAIHADFKTCHWTSSYDLIVSNPPFFKHSLKNPCDKKSIARHTDSLSYDQLIRGAVKLLSNTGRFCVVLPASERNNFKKIAAQDQLYLNKVLYIKPTPSKPPKRVLMEFSFENKLGIENEMIIEEFGRHGYSDDYKQLTKDFYLGF from the coding sequence ATGGCCAACAAAGTCTTTAATTTTAAACAATTTGCCGTGCGCCAGGAAAAGGCAGCCATGAAGATTGGTACCGACGGGGTATTGTTGGGTGCCTGGGCATCGGTGAACAAAGTACAGTCTGTCCTGGACATAGGTACCGGGACCGGCCTTATTGCGCTGATGCTGGCGCAACGTACTACAGACGCGCTAATACATGCCGTAGAATTGGACCATGCGGCTCAAAGCGAGGCTGCGTTTAACTTTAAAGCGAGCCCCTGGAACAATCGTTTGAATGCCATACATGCTGATTTTAAAACTTGCCATTGGACCTCAAGCTATGATTTGATAGTCAGCAATCCACCCTTCTTTAAACATTCGCTGAAAAACCCTTGTGATAAAAAAAGTATAGCTCGCCACACCGACAGCTTAAGCTATGACCAATTAATTAGAGGAGCAGTAAAATTGCTAAGCAATACCGGCAGGTTCTGTGTTGTTTTGCCGGCGTCCGAAAGAAATAATTTCAAAAAGATAGCTGCGCAAGATCAATTGTACCTAAACAAAGTGCTCTACATTAAGCCAACGCCAAGCAAGCCTCCCAAACGCGTACTTATGGAGTTTTCGTTTGAAAACAAGCTTGGGATTGAGAATGAAATGATTATCGAAGAGTTTGGCAGGCACGGATACTCTGATGATTATAAACAACTGACCAAAGATTTTTATTTGGGGTTTTAA
- a CDS encoding HEAT repeat domain-containing protein codes for MKNNWQEMRVEELIQVFGTENGKDREKAREALVKIGKGAIASLLALLEHPKYIYRWEAMMTLKDVEDESLVPVFIEKLTDKEHDIRWIAAEGLIRQGAKSIKPLLYLLIEKSESVFVVAGAHHVFYVLKKNNQLPKGFLYDDIMPLLENTRHTEQLKVAGYKLLHEIGAS; via the coding sequence ATGAAGAATAATTGGCAGGAAATGCGTGTTGAAGAGCTCATCCAGGTTTTTGGCACCGAAAACGGGAAAGACCGCGAAAAGGCCAGAGAGGCCTTGGTAAAAATCGGGAAGGGAGCTATTGCTTCCTTACTGGCGTTGTTGGAGCATCCAAAGTACATTTATCGTTGGGAAGCCATGATGACACTCAAAGATGTAGAGGATGAATCGCTGGTGCCCGTGTTTATAGAGAAGTTAACAGACAAAGAACACGATATAAGGTGGATTGCTGCCGAGGGGCTTATTCGCCAGGGAGCAAAAAGCATAAAACCACTGCTATATTTATTGATAGAAAAATCCGAATCGGTTTTTGTGGTTGCCGGTGCGCATCATGTCTTTTATGTCCTTAAAAAAAACAATCAACTTCCTAAAGGTTTTTTGTATGACGATATTATGCCATTGTTGGAAAACACGCGGCATACCGAACAGCTTAAAGTAGCTGGATATAAATTGTTGCACGAAATAGGAGCATCGTAA